In one Sphingomonas naphthae genomic region, the following are encoded:
- a CDS encoding efflux RND transporter periplasmic adaptor subunit codes for MSDTTITRARLVTAVSALVLVAGGVGFGLAKLGTSSAADQTASPAPQKKILYWYDPMIPGERHDGPGLSSMGMKLIPRYADEGAGGSAAPGVAIDPASLQRLGARVVTVERGSLSNSASATGSIEFNDRNVAVVQARSGGFVQRVYARAPGDVVPAGAPLADILVPEWAGAQAEYLAVRRTGDAGLTRAARERLLLLGMPAGSIASAEWRGRPQGVTTISTPVGGVIKTLGVRQGMTVAQGQTLAEVNGLATVWLNAAVPEALAGNLRIGTPVIATLAAFPGESFRGRIAAILPQAEAASRTLTIRVELPNRAGRLRPGMFASVALDQGSRDALLVPSEAVIRTGRRTLVMLAGPGGRFRPAEVRTGAEGGGKTEIVAGLTEGEKVVASGQFLIDSEASLAGLDARPIGVEASPATKPAVKPTASIYETVGSIEAIDRSSVTLSHQPVPAIGWPAMTMTFRVADPALVRGYRKGERVRFGFDQPADGPTLRRMTREAGR; via the coding sequence ATGAGCGACACTACCATTACCCGCGCCCGCCTTGTCACCGCGGTAAGCGCGCTGGTGCTGGTCGCAGGGGGCGTGGGCTTCGGGCTCGCGAAACTTGGCACGTCCTCGGCTGCCGATCAAACGGCATCCCCAGCCCCGCAGAAGAAGATCCTCTACTGGTATGATCCGATGATCCCGGGGGAGCGGCACGACGGCCCGGGTCTCTCGTCGATGGGGATGAAACTGATCCCCCGCTATGCCGACGAGGGCGCAGGCGGTAGCGCCGCACCGGGCGTAGCGATCGATCCGGCCAGCCTCCAGCGGCTCGGCGCGCGGGTCGTCACGGTCGAACGCGGATCGTTGTCAAACTCGGCCTCGGCAACCGGCAGCATCGAGTTCAATGACCGCAACGTTGCGGTCGTGCAGGCACGCAGCGGCGGCTTCGTTCAGCGCGTCTATGCGCGCGCGCCAGGCGATGTCGTGCCGGCAGGCGCCCCGCTCGCCGATATCCTTGTGCCCGAATGGGCGGGCGCGCAGGCGGAGTATCTCGCCGTGCGCCGCACCGGGGATGCCGGGCTCACGCGGGCGGCACGAGAGCGCCTGTTGCTTCTCGGGATGCCCGCCGGATCGATTGCATCGGCGGAGTGGCGCGGCCGACCGCAAGGTGTGACGACGATCAGCACGCCCGTGGGGGGCGTCATCAAGACGCTCGGCGTCCGACAGGGGATGACGGTCGCGCAAGGACAGACACTGGCGGAGGTGAACGGCCTCGCCACCGTGTGGCTGAACGCGGCTGTCCCTGAGGCCCTCGCAGGAAACCTGCGGATCGGCACGCCCGTCATCGCCACGCTGGCGGCTTTCCCGGGCGAAAGCTTCAGGGGCCGCATCGCTGCGATCCTGCCCCAGGCCGAGGCAGCGAGCCGCACGCTCACAATCCGCGTCGAGCTCCCCAACCGTGCCGGCCGGTTGCGCCCCGGTATGTTCGCCAGCGTGGCGCTCGACCAGGGGAGCCGCGATGCACTCCTTGTTCCGAGTGAGGCCGTGATCCGGACCGGCCGGCGCACACTCGTCATGTTGGCAGGGCCGGGTGGACGCTTTCGACCCGCCGAGGTTCGCACTGGCGCAGAAGGCGGCGGCAAAACCGAGATAGTCGCCGGCCTGACCGAGGGTGAGAAGGTTGTGGCGTCGGGCCAGTTCCTGATCGACTCCGAAGCGAGCCTCGCTGGCCTCGATGCGCGTCCGATTGGTGTCGAAGCGTCACCCGCAACAAAGCCGGCCGTGAAACCCACCGCGTCGATCTACGAGACGGTCGGCAGCATCGAGGCGATCGATCGCAGTTCCGTCACCCTGTCCCATCAGCCCGTTCCGGCGATCGGCTGGCCGGCCATGACAATGACGTTCCGCGTCGCCGATCCCGCGTTGGTGCGTGGGTATCGCAAGGGTGAGCGGGTGCGGTTCGGCTTTGATCAACCCGCCGATGGTCCAACGCTGCGCCGCATGACGCGCGAGGCTGGGCGATGA
- a CDS encoding glutaredoxin family protein: MASAPAKQATIYRMVMPEHTCPFGLKAKDLLRREGYAVDDHWLMTREETDAFKAKHGVKTTPQIFIAGERVGGYDDLRRFFGKMVRDPKAVTYRPVIAVFAMTALMALAASYAVLGTPFTVRAGEWFIAFSMCALAMLKLQNVESFSSMFLNYDLLAKRWVPYSYVYPYAEGAAGVLMAAGALTWLSVPVALVIGTIGAVSVFKAVYIDKRELKCACVGGDSNVPLGFISLTENLMMVAMALWMIAAPPVLAMAH; this comes from the coding sequence ATGGCGAGCGCCCCCGCCAAACAGGCGACGATCTACCGGATGGTGATGCCGGAACATACCTGCCCTTTCGGGCTGAAGGCGAAGGATCTTCTGCGCCGGGAAGGCTATGCGGTCGATGACCATTGGCTGATGACGCGGGAAGAAACCGACGCTTTCAAGGCGAAGCACGGCGTCAAGACGACCCCGCAGATCTTTATCGCCGGGGAGCGGGTCGGCGGCTATGACGATCTGCGCCGCTTCTTCGGCAAGATGGTCCGCGACCCCAAGGCCGTCACCTATCGCCCGGTGATTGCCGTGTTCGCGATGACGGCGCTGATGGCGCTCGCCGCCAGCTATGCGGTACTCGGCACGCCCTTCACGGTGCGGGCGGGTGAATGGTTCATCGCGTTCTCGATGTGCGCTCTGGCGATGCTCAAGCTCCAGAACGTCGAGAGCTTCTCGAGCATGTTCCTCAACTACGATCTGCTCGCGAAGCGCTGGGTGCCCTATTCCTATGTCTATCCCTACGCGGAAGGAGCGGCGGGCGTCCTGATGGCAGCCGGCGCGTTGACCTGGCTGTCGGTGCCCGTCGCGCTCGTTATCGGTACGATCGGCGCGGTGTCGGTGTTCAAGGCCGTCTACATCGACAAGCGTGAGCTGAAATGCGCGTGCGTGGGCGGGGACAGCAACGTGCCGCTCGGCTTCATCTCGCTCACCGAAAACCTGATGATGGTCGCGATGGCGCTGTGGATGATCGCTGCGCCGCCCGTGCTGGCGATGGCGCACTGA
- a CDS encoding response regulator: protein MHLDVVELTDLSHAKWRVFEAENADTAIAILDQHQEIRVVLTDVQMPGSMDGVKLAHYVRDRFPPTVLFVVSGDAPIPESELPAQATFLPKPFDPHRLLRQIESMARA, encoded by the coding sequence ATGCACCTCGACGTCGTTGAACTCACCGATCTCTCGCACGCGAAATGGCGTGTTTTCGAGGCGGAGAACGCGGACACGGCTATCGCCATTCTCGATCAACATCAGGAGATTCGCGTCGTTCTCACCGACGTGCAAATGCCGGGCTCGATGGATGGTGTGAAGCTGGCGCATTATGTTCGCGATCGCTTCCCGCCTACCGTCCTGTTCGTCGTATCCGGCGACGCGCCAATCCCTGAAAGCGAATTACCTGCACAAGCGACGTTTCTGCCCAAGCCATTCGATCCGCACAGGCTACTACGCCAGATCGAGAGTATGGCACGGGCTTAA
- a CDS encoding DUF3459 domain-containing protein, protein MPAASYLRDIAQTSRDNARTPMQWSSLSNAGFTRGKPWIPVNPNFNTINVATQTSKNSSVLGFYRRLICWRLRHPDLAASGYVDILPDHPALFVYRRGSVFVAINFSRHVQQVTVTGKPTVMLTSDDDGVILEPNNLTLPGWTEAILSVP, encoded by the coding sequence GTGCCCGCCGCCAGCTATCTTCGGGACATCGCGCAAACCAGTCGCGACAATGCTCGTACACCGATGCAGTGGTCCTCTCTGTCCAATGCGGGGTTCACGCGGGGGAAGCCCTGGATACCGGTGAACCCGAACTTCAATACGATCAATGTCGCAACTCAGACGAGCAAGAACAGCTCCGTCCTCGGTTTCTACCGCCGCCTCATTTGCTGGAGATTGCGCCATCCTGATTTGGCAGCAAGCGGTTACGTTGACATTCTTCCAGACCATCCGGCCTTGTTCGTTTATCGGCGCGGGTCGGTCTTTGTTGCCATCAATTTTTCAAGACACGTTCAGCAGGTTACTGTCACTGGTAAGCCGACTGTGATGCTTACTTCGGACGATGATGGTGTCATTCTTGAACCTAACAACCTGACCCTGCCAGGATGGACAGAAGCGATACTATCGGTCCCCTAA
- a CDS encoding TolC family protein, which yields MRASMMLAVAALTTSAAHAQTLTYDQALRDAVANAPGAVAGRAGVSAAQADARAAGSLPDPRVSIGIENYPVSGPPAFSLSRDDMTMGRVGFQQDLPNLAKRHAAQAQARAVIATAEASQATKLREVRLGAGQAWIDLAYAERRLAALDTVLLFLRSLPSAARAAVTTGSVRPGQTLTTDQEIAALDDRRDELMAAVARARAMLARWTGVSAPEIAGDMPAIDLAPARLRDALSLHSDMVLAEAGIQRAQADVDAARAEKRPDWGVEVAYQRRDPRYGDMVSAGVSMSLPLFARSRQNPRIEARKSAQAQAEAAREETRRTLAADLEAALADHQMHHSQWQRARDVLLPLARKRADLEIASYSAGRASLADAIEAKTALADAELTVLDREALVAADSVRLTITFGSADR from the coding sequence ATGCGCGCATCCATGATGCTCGCGGTCGCCGCGCTCACGACGAGCGCCGCGCACGCGCAGACACTTACCTATGACCAAGCGCTGCGCGATGCGGTTGCCAACGCCCCGGGAGCGGTTGCCGGTCGCGCGGGGGTCAGCGCCGCCCAAGCCGATGCACGTGCGGCGGGAAGCCTTCCGGACCCCCGTGTGTCGATCGGAATCGAGAATTATCCTGTCTCTGGGCCACCCGCCTTCTCCCTATCCAGAGACGACATGACGATGGGGCGTGTCGGTTTCCAACAGGACCTACCCAACCTTGCCAAGCGTCATGCCGCGCAAGCGCAGGCACGCGCCGTGATCGCAACGGCAGAAGCATCGCAAGCGACCAAGCTCCGGGAGGTGCGATTGGGAGCGGGGCAGGCATGGATCGACCTTGCTTATGCCGAGCGTCGACTAGCTGCCCTCGACACCGTTCTGCTATTCCTTCGATCTCTCCCTTCCGCTGCGCGGGCCGCCGTGACGACCGGTTCGGTCCGCCCTGGTCAGACACTGACGACCGATCAGGAGATCGCGGCACTCGACGACCGCCGCGACGAGTTGATGGCCGCCGTTGCGCGCGCCCGCGCGATGCTGGCTCGCTGGACCGGCGTATCGGCGCCCGAGATTGCCGGCGATATGCCCGCGATCGATCTGGCTCCGGCGCGGCTGCGGGACGCGCTCAGCCTTCACTCCGACATGGTTCTCGCCGAGGCCGGTATTCAGCGCGCCCAGGCCGACGTGGATGCGGCGCGAGCGGAGAAGCGACCCGATTGGGGGGTAGAGGTAGCTTATCAACGCCGTGACCCCCGGTATGGCGACATGGTGTCGGCGGGAGTTTCGATGAGCCTGCCGCTGTTCGCTCGATCGCGTCAGAACCCGCGCATCGAAGCCCGCAAATCCGCACAGGCGCAGGCCGAGGCCGCGCGCGAAGAAACCCGGCGCACATTGGCAGCCGATCTGGAGGCCGCGCTGGCGGACCACCAAATGCATCACAGCCAATGGCAGCGCGCGCGCGACGTGCTCCTTCCGCTCGCTCGGAAGCGAGCCGATCTGGAGATAGCGAGCTACTCTGCCGGTCGCGCGAGTCTTGCGGATGCCATCGAAGCCAAGACCGCGCTCGCCGACGCCGAGCTGACCGTGCTCGACCGTGAGGCGCTCGTCGCCGCAGACTCTGTCCGCCTCACCATTACCTTCGGGAGCGCCGATCGATGA
- a CDS encoding efflux RND transporter permease subunit — MIAAIIRWSVANRFLVVLAAIALAMAGVFAMRATPVDALPDLSDTQVIIRTSWPGQAPQIVENQVTYPLTTTMLSVPGAKTVRGYSFFGDSYVYVLFEDGTDLYWARSRVLEYLSQVQGRLPQGAQAALGPDATGVGWVYEYTLLDRTGRRDLSQLRSLQDWFLRYELKTLPGVAEVASIGGMVKQYQVLLDPTRLAAFGVTHTQAVDAIRRANQEAGGSVLELGEAEYMVRASGYLRTVDDFRAIPLKVAGAGVPVTLGDVASIQIGPEMRRGIAELNGEGEVAGGVVILRQGKNARQTIEAVKAKLAELKASLPPGVEIVTTYDRSQLIDRAVENLTGKLIEEFVVVAIICGLFLWHVRSALVAIVTLPLGVLAALLVMRVQGVNANIMSLGGIAIAIGAMVDAAIVMIENAHKRIERWEHDHPGVALAGEERWRVITGAAAEVGPALFFSLVIITLSFVPVFTLEAQEGRLFAPLAFTKSYAMAAAAILSVTLVPVLMGWLIRGRIPAENDNIINRVLTRAYRPALDRVLARPWAAIGIAALVLATTAWPLTRLGGEFIPTMDEGDLLYMPSALPGLSAASASALLQRTDRLIKTVPEVKTVFGKAGRAETATDPAPLEMFETTIQFKPRDQWRAGMTPAKLVEELDRTVRVPGLTNVWVPPIRNRIDMLATGIKSPIGVKVSGSNLSELDRIAGSIERVARTVPGVSSALAERLTGGRYVDVDIDRVTAGRYGLNIADVQEIVSGAIGGETIGQTVEGLARYPISVRYPRELRDSLEGLRTLPIVTASGQQITLGTVASVSIAEGPPMLKTENGRISTWVYVDVRGRDLASTVADLRRAVGKDVRLSPGVSIAYSGQFEYLQRAGARLMLVVPATLAIIFLLLYLTFGRLDEAALIMGTLPFALTGGIWTLWLLGYAQSVATGVGFIALAGVSAEFGVVMLIYLKHALAERGPSPSGEQVSEAIREGALLRVRPKAMTVAVIVAGLFPVLIGHGAGSEVMSRIAAPMIGGMLTAPFLSMFILPAAYLLLRRRASTRPERKI; from the coding sequence ATGATTGCCGCGATCATCCGCTGGTCGGTCGCGAACCGCTTCCTCGTCGTCCTGGCGGCCATCGCGCTCGCCATGGCCGGGGTGTTCGCAATGCGTGCCACCCCCGTCGATGCGCTCCCCGACCTGTCCGACACGCAGGTCATCATCCGCACGAGCTGGCCGGGCCAAGCCCCGCAGATCGTCGAGAACCAGGTGACGTATCCGCTCACCACGACGATGCTGTCCGTGCCTGGCGCGAAAACCGTGCGCGGCTATTCGTTCTTCGGCGACAGCTACGTCTATGTCCTCTTCGAGGATGGGACCGACCTCTATTGGGCGCGCTCACGCGTGCTGGAGTATCTGAGCCAGGTGCAGGGACGGCTTCCCCAAGGCGCGCAGGCCGCGCTGGGTCCTGATGCGACGGGGGTCGGCTGGGTCTATGAATACACGCTGTTGGACCGCACCGGCCGCCGTGACCTGTCGCAGCTCCGATCCTTGCAGGACTGGTTCCTACGTTATGAACTGAAAACGCTGCCCGGCGTTGCGGAGGTGGCGAGCATCGGCGGAATGGTGAAGCAATATCAGGTGCTGCTCGACCCGACGCGGCTCGCCGCATTCGGTGTCACGCACACTCAGGCCGTCGATGCCATTCGCCGCGCCAATCAGGAGGCCGGCGGGTCCGTCCTCGAGCTGGGCGAAGCCGAATATATGGTGCGCGCGTCAGGTTACTTGCGCACCGTCGACGATTTCCGCGCGATCCCGCTCAAGGTCGCCGGTGCCGGCGTCCCCGTTACCTTGGGCGACGTCGCGTCGATCCAGATCGGCCCCGAGATGCGCCGCGGCATCGCCGAGCTGAACGGCGAAGGCGAGGTCGCGGGCGGAGTCGTCATCCTGCGTCAGGGCAAGAATGCACGGCAGACGATCGAAGCCGTCAAGGCCAAGCTCGCGGAACTGAAAGCGAGCCTTCCCCCCGGCGTCGAGATCGTCACCACCTATGACCGCTCGCAATTGATCGACCGCGCGGTGGAGAATTTGACGGGCAAGCTGATCGAGGAGTTCGTCGTCGTCGCGATCATCTGCGGGTTGTTTCTGTGGCATGTCCGGTCTGCGCTGGTCGCGATCGTCACCTTGCCTCTGGGGGTGCTCGCGGCCTTGCTCGTCATGCGTGTGCAGGGGGTGAACGCCAACATCATGTCTTTGGGCGGTATCGCCATCGCGATCGGCGCGATGGTCGATGCCGCGATCGTGATGATCGAGAACGCGCACAAGCGGATCGAGCGATGGGAACACGACCATCCGGGCGTGGCGCTGGCGGGCGAGGAACGCTGGCGCGTCATCACCGGGGCCGCGGCCGAGGTCGGGCCGGCGCTGTTCTTCAGCCTCGTCATCATCACGCTGTCGTTCGTGCCGGTGTTCACGCTCGAAGCGCAGGAGGGACGGCTGTTCGCCCCGCTCGCCTTCACCAAGAGCTATGCGATGGCGGCAGCGGCGATCCTGTCGGTAACGCTCGTGCCGGTCCTGATGGGATGGCTGATCCGGGGACGCATTCCGGCCGAGAACGACAACATTATCAACCGCGTGCTCACCCGTGCCTATCGCCCGGCGCTCGACCGCGTGTTGGCGCGGCCTTGGGCGGCGATCGGCATCGCCGCCCTGGTACTGGCGACGACGGCATGGCCGCTGACCCGATTGGGTGGCGAGTTCATCCCGACGATGGATGAGGGCGATCTGCTCTACATGCCGTCCGCGCTTCCCGGCCTTTCGGCCGCGAGCGCCTCGGCCCTGCTCCAGCGCACAGACCGGCTGATAAAAACCGTTCCCGAGGTCAAAACCGTGTTCGGCAAAGCCGGGCGCGCCGAGACCGCGACCGACCCGGCACCGCTCGAGATGTTCGAGACGACCATCCAATTCAAGCCGCGCGATCAATGGCGCGCGGGGATGACGCCGGCAAAGCTGGTGGAGGAGCTGGACCGCACAGTGCGCGTGCCCGGCCTCACGAACGTATGGGTGCCTCCGATCCGCAATCGGATCGATATGCTCGCGACCGGCATCAAGAGTCCCATCGGGGTGAAAGTGTCGGGGTCCAACCTCTCCGAGCTGGACCGCATCGCCGGCAGCATCGAACGTGTCGCCAGGACCGTGCCGGGCGTCAGCTCGGCATTGGCAGAACGGTTGACCGGAGGCCGCTATGTCGATGTCGATATCGATCGGGTGACCGCGGGGCGCTACGGTCTCAACATCGCCGATGTGCAGGAGATTGTGTCCGGCGCGATCGGCGGCGAGACGATCGGCCAGACGGTGGAGGGCCTTGCCCGCTACCCGATCAGCGTCCGCTACCCCCGCGAGCTGCGTGACAGTCTGGAGGGACTGCGAACTCTCCCAATCGTCACCGCATCGGGTCAGCAGATCACACTCGGCACCGTCGCATCCGTGTCGATCGCGGAAGGTCCACCGATGCTCAAGACGGAAAATGGTCGAATCTCGACATGGGTCTATGTCGACGTGCGCGGGCGCGACCTGGCCTCCACGGTCGCCGATCTGCGCCGTGCTGTTGGCAAAGATGTTCGGCTCAGCCCCGGCGTCTCGATCGCCTATTCCGGACAATTCGAGTATCTGCAGCGTGCCGGGGCTCGGTTGATGCTCGTCGTGCCGGCGACACTCGCGATCATCTTCCTTCTCCTCTACCTTACCTTCGGTCGCCTCGACGAGGCGGCGCTTATCATGGGCACACTGCCCTTCGCGCTGACCGGCGGCATCTGGACATTATGGCTGCTCGGCTATGCGCAATCGGTCGCCACAGGTGTCGGGTTCATCGCGCTCGCCGGCGTGTCGGCGGAGTTCGGCGTCGTCATGCTGATCTACCTGAAACACGCATTGGCCGAGCGCGGGCCGTCACCGTCGGGCGAGCAAGTATCGGAAGCGATCAGGGAGGGCGCGCTGTTGCGGGTACGTCCCAAGGCGATGACCGTCGCTGTCATCGTCGCCGGGCTGTTCCCCGTGCTGATCGGGCATGGCGCCGGATCGGAGGTGATGAGCCGGATCGCCGCGCCGATGATCGGTGGAATGCTGACCGCCCCTTTCCTCTCCATGTTCATCCTGCCAGCCGCCTACTTGCTCTTGCGGCGGCGAGCTTCAACCCGCCCCGAAAGGAAGATCTGA
- a CDS encoding DUF411 domain-containing protein yields MMKNGVRGAVAALLMTIPAVASAAADIAMHRDPGCGCCEKWAAQVRQQFGRKVQIIDDDRREVLQRKIGLPADLASCHTAIIDGMAFEGHVPIADMKRALAQHPKGVRGLAVAGMPMGSPGMEVPGMRTQPYDVIAFGAAGRRVFASHGA; encoded by the coding sequence ATGATGAAGAATGGTGTTCGTGGCGCCGTCGCCGCCTTGCTAATGACCATCCCAGCGGTCGCATCGGCCGCGGCCGACATCGCCATGCACCGCGATCCGGGTTGCGGCTGTTGCGAGAAATGGGCGGCGCAGGTGCGTCAGCAGTTCGGCCGCAAGGTCCAGATCATCGACGATGATCGCCGTGAGGTGCTGCAGCGTAAGATCGGCCTGCCCGCTGACCTCGCGTCCTGCCATACCGCGATCATCGACGGCATGGCGTTTGAGGGACATGTCCCGATCGCGGACATGAAGCGCGCGCTGGCCCAGCATCCTAAAGGCGTGCGCGGCTTGGCCGTGGCCGGAATGCCGATGGGCTCACCGGGCATGGAGGTGCCCGGCATGAGAACCCAGCCCTATGACGTCATTGCGTTCGGTGCCGCTGGCCGGCGTGTCTTTGCTAGCCACGGCGCCTAA
- the dmeF gene encoding CDF family Co(II)/Ni(II) efflux transporter DmeF, which translates to MAALPEIDAFTHDHVFLGAAHDDNARRTLWVVALTAGMMVVEIIAGYLTGSMALLADGFHMATHAGALGVAAAAYAYAKRHASSRAYSFGTGKVGDLAGFASAMVLGLIALGIGVESILRLFQPITVAFGEATLIAVVGLGVNIACAFLLSGGHHHGHDHHHGHDHHHGHGHAHGAHGGDNNMRSAYVHVLADALTSVLAIAALLAGRYLGWVWMDPVMGIVGAIVIARWSWTLMRDTASVLLDATDHHVEEEVRELVEAPGDARITDLHVWRVGPEAHAAIVSVVGGQGVTGDDIRARLAPVHEIAHLTVECR; encoded by the coding sequence ATGGCGGCTTTGCCCGAAATCGACGCCTTCACGCACGACCATGTATTCCTGGGCGCGGCGCACGACGACAATGCCCGCCGGACCCTGTGGGTCGTGGCGCTTACCGCCGGGATGATGGTGGTGGAGATCATCGCCGGTTATCTGACCGGCTCGATGGCGCTGCTCGCCGATGGCTTTCACATGGCGACACACGCGGGCGCGCTCGGGGTCGCCGCGGCCGCTTACGCCTATGCCAAGCGCCATGCCTCCAGCCGGGCCTATAGCTTCGGCACGGGCAAGGTCGGCGACCTGGCCGGGTTCGCGTCGGCGATGGTGCTGGGCCTGATCGCGCTCGGGATCGGTGTCGAGTCCATCCTTCGCCTGTTTCAGCCGATCACGGTCGCATTCGGGGAAGCGACGCTCATCGCGGTGGTCGGTCTGGGCGTGAACATCGCCTGCGCCTTCCTGCTCTCGGGCGGGCACCATCACGGGCACGACCATCATCACGGGCATGACCACCATCACGGGCACGGGCATGCGCACGGCGCGCATGGCGGTGACAACAACATGCGCTCCGCCTATGTCCATGTCCTGGCCGACGCGCTCACCTCGGTTCTCGCCATCGCCGCGCTGCTGGCGGGCCGCTATCTCGGCTGGGTCTGGATGGATCCGGTGATGGGCATCGTCGGTGCGATCGTCATCGCGCGCTGGTCATGGACGCTGATGCGCGACACGGCGTCCGTGTTGCTCGATGCGACCGATCATCATGTAGAGGAGGAAGTGCGCGAGTTGGTCGAGGCGCCAGGCGACGCGCGTATCACCGATCTTCATGTCTGGCGCGTCGGTCCGGAAGCCCACGCCGCGATCGTCAGCGTCGTAGGCGGGCAGGGCGTGACCGGCGACGATATCCGCGCCCGCCTCGCACCGGTTCATGAAATCGCGCACCTGACCGTCGAGTGCCGCTAG
- a CDS encoding DUF305 domain-containing protein produces the protein MALLATPALAQQSGGMQGMNHGQMAGMNHDDMAGMMAGNPYGQAEMDMHQKMMAAKQGDAAEMWTRKMIEHHRGAIAMSRVAVRDARDAETKRMAQMTITKQEKDIAELQAWLSKHGKRPQ, from the coding sequence TTGGCGCTGCTCGCCACGCCCGCCCTCGCGCAGCAGAGCGGCGGAATGCAGGGCATGAACCACGGTCAGATGGCCGGCATGAACCACGACGACATGGCGGGCATGATGGCCGGCAATCCCTACGGCCAGGCCGAGATGGACATGCATCAGAAGATGATGGCGGCCAAGCAGGGCGACGCGGCCGAAATGTGGACGCGCAAGATGATCGAGCATCACCGAGGCGCCATCGCCATGTCGCGCGTTGCGGTGCGTGACGCGCGCGACGCCGAGACCAAGCGCATGGCGCAGATGACGATCACGAAACAGGAAAAGGATATTGCCGAGCTGCAGGCGTGGCTCAGCAAGCACGGCAAGCGCCCGCAATAA
- a CDS encoding copper-binding protein — MKATFSMRAAFMLLVTPIAASALAQGSRPAASAVKSGSGSGTITAVDAKGGTVTIKHGPIPTIGWPAMTMTFRASPPTLLKGLRSGQRVAFTAKAKGMTAEVTAISPH; from the coding sequence ATGAAAGCCACTTTCTCCATGCGCGCCGCATTCATGCTACTAGTCACGCCGATCGCAGCGAGCGCTCTTGCTCAAGGCAGCAGGCCGGCTGCATCGGCTGTAAAATCCGGCAGCGGATCGGGGACGATCACTGCCGTCGACGCGAAAGGTGGAACCGTAACCATCAAGCACGGCCCGATCCCGACGATCGGCTGGCCCGCAATGACGATGACCTTCCGGGCATCCCCCCCGACCCTGCTCAAGGGACTGCGGTCGGGGCAGCGGGTCGCATTCACCGCCAAGGCGAAGGGTATGACGGCAGAAGTTACGGCGATCAGCCCGCATTGA
- a CDS encoding MerR family transcriptional regulator, producing MTGMTIAALAREGGVGVETVRYYQRRGLLDEPDRPTGAGAGGGIRRYGTDDARRLRFIRSAQAAGFTLEQIGELLALDATDDRARARQLAGERIAELDAKIEELERVRASLRRLAHECGSGAEGPCPILTAFEG from the coding sequence ATGACCGGCATGACGATCGCGGCGCTCGCGCGCGAGGGCGGCGTCGGCGTCGAAACGGTGCGCTACTATCAGCGTCGCGGTTTGCTGGACGAGCCAGACCGGCCGACCGGGGCTGGCGCCGGAGGCGGCATCCGGCGCTACGGCACCGATGACGCCCGCCGCCTTCGCTTCATCCGCTCGGCGCAGGCAGCCGGTTTCACGCTCGAGCAGATCGGTGAGCTTCTGGCGCTGGATGCGACCGACGATCGCGCCCGCGCGCGCCAGCTCGCGGGCGAGCGCATTGCCGAACTGGATGCGAAGATCGAGGAGCTTGAGCGGGTGCGCGCCTCGCTTCGCCGGCTCGCACATGAATGCGGGTCAGGAGCGGAGGGACCATGCCCGATCCTGACCGCCTTCGAGGGCTAG
- a CDS encoding metal/formaldehyde-sensitive transcriptional repressor, producing the protein MSHLSQTNVDLVARVRRIAGQVGAVERALQSDSSCSDVLHLVAAVRGAVNGLMDEIIAEHLEAHVSRPGLDDAERAAGAEELLAVIRRYAK; encoded by the coding sequence ATGTCACATTTGTCTCAAACCAATGTCGATCTGGTCGCCCGCGTTCGTCGCATCGCCGGACAAGTCGGCGCGGTCGAGCGAGCACTTCAATCGGACTCGTCGTGTTCCGACGTGCTCCATCTGGTTGCCGCCGTGCGCGGGGCGGTGAATGGCCTCATGGACGAGATTATCGCCGAACACCTCGAAGCGCATGTGTCGCGGCCCGGCCTCGATGATGCCGAGCGGGCGGCAGGTGCCGAAGAACTGCTGGCGGTGATCCGCCGCTACGCCAAATAG